GCGGCATCACGGTCGCCGACATGACGAAACTGCGCAACGAAGCGCGCAGCAAGGGCGTTTCCCTGAGTGTTCTGAAGAACACCCTGGCACGTCGTGCTGTCGCTGGCAGCAGTTTCGAAATCGTCGCCGACCAGATGACCGGTCCGCTGATCTACGGCTTCTCCGAAGACGCAGTGGCCGCCGCCAAGGTGGTGGCCGACTTCGCGAAGACCAACGACAAGCTGGTCATTCGTGCAGGTGCGCTTTCGGGCAAGACGCTGGACGTCAATGGCGTGAAGCAACTGGCCAACATCCCGTCCAAGGAAGTGCTGCTGGCACAACTGCTGGGCCTGATGCAGTCCCCCATCTCCCGTACCGCCCGCGTTCTTGCGGCGCTCGCGGAGCAACGGGGTGGCGGTGCCGCCGAAGCGCCGGCCGCCGAGGCCGCGGAAGCTGCCGCAGCTTGAATGCGCGGCAAATCAACCAATATTGTTTTTTAGGTATTCAAAATGGCATTCGATAAAGACGCATTCCTGACCGCGCTCGACAGCATGACGGTCCTCGAGCTCAACGACCTGGTCAAGGCCATCGAAGAGAAGTTCGGCGTGTCCGCCGCCGCAATGTCGGCTCCGGCCGCTGGTGGCGGCGCTGCTGCTCCGGCCGCTGAAGAAAAGACCGAATTCAACCTGGTGCTGACCGACGCTGGCGCTCAGAAGGTCTCCGTCATCAAGGCCGTGCGCGAAATTACCGGCCTGGGCCTCAAGGAAGCCAAGGATCTGGTCGACGGCGCTCCCAAGACCGTCAAGGAAGCCATGCCCAAGGCCGACGCCGACGCCGCTCTGAAGAAGCTGGTCGACGCTGGTGCCAAGGCCGAGCTGAAGTAAGCCACGCCGCAGCGGGAGGCTGGGGTGCCGAAAGGCCCCCAGCCTTTTGCTGTTTCAGGGAAAGTGTTAAGAACACACCACAAAGCCGCGAGATGCTCGCGTTTTTGTAGTGTCTTCTGAGCCCCGACGACAGAAGGCGCCTTGGTCCGGGCGATGTGCAACGCATCGCCGTCCGCCATGGTTGGTAGTGGCCAACCGCCAAGCTTGCCGCGCGTGTGAATGCCTCCCGCGCGGCAGGTCAAGTCGAATCAGGACTCATGTCTTTGCCCGGAGAACTCATGGCCTATTCCTATACCGAACGCAAGCGCATCCGCAAAAGCTTCGGCAGCCGCGACAGCGTGCTGGAAGTCCCTTATCTGCTTCAGATGCAGAAGGACGCCTATACCGCCTTCCTGCAGGCCGACATCGCACCACGCAAGCGCACCATCGAAGGCCTGCAGGCTGCTTTCGATGCGGCCTTCCCGATCGTCTCCCACAACGGTTTCGTGGAGATGAAGTTCGTCGAGTACAACCTCGCCAAACCCGCCTTCGACGTCCGCGAGTGTCAGACCCGCGGACTGACCTTCGCCTCGGCCGTGCGCGCCAAGGTCCAGCTGATCATCTATGACCGCGAGTCGTCGACCTCGCAGTCCAAGGTGGTCAAGGAAGTCAAGGAGCAAGAGGTCTACATGGGCGAAGTGCCCCTGATGACCGAGAAGGGCTCCTTCATCATCAACGGTACCGAGCGCGTCATCGTGTCGCAGCTGCACCGTTCGCCCGGTGTGTTCTTCGAGCACGACAAGGGCAAGACCCACAGCTCGGGCAAGCTGCTGTTCTCGGCGCGCATCATTCCCTACCGCGGCTCCTGGCTCGACTTCGAGTTCGACCCCAAGGACATCCTCTACTTCCGCGTCGACCGTCGCCGCAAGATGCCGGTCACCATCCTGCTGAAGGCCATCGGCCTGACGCCGGAAACCATCCTGGCGAACTTCTTCGTCAACGACAACTTCCGCCTGATGGACAGCGGCGCGCAGATGGAGTTCGTCTCCGATCGCCTGCGTGGCGAAGTCGCGCGCTTCGACATCACCGACAAGGCCGGCAAGGTTGTGGTCGCCAAGGACAAGCGCATCACCGCGCGCCACACCCGCGAGCTCGAGCAGTCCGGCACCACGCACATCAGCGTGCCCGAGGACTATCTCATCGGCCGCGTGGTCACCAAGAACATCGTCGACCCGGACACCGGCGAAATCATCGCCAAGGCCAACGACGAACTGACCGAAGTGCTGCTGAAGAAGCTGCGCTCGGCCGGTATCGCCGACCTGCAGGTGATCTACACCAACGAACTCGACAAGGGCGCGTACATCTCGCAGACCCTGCGCAGCGACGAAACCGCCGACGAGTTCGCCGCCCGCGTGGCCATCTACCGCATGATGCGCCCCGGCGAGCCGCCGACCGAGGACGCGGTGCAAGCCCTCTTCCAGCGCCTGTTCTACAACCCGGACACCTACGACCTGTCGCGCGTCGGCCGGATGAAGTTCAACGCCAAGGTCGGTCGTGACGAGTCCACCGGCCCGATGGTGCTGACCAACGACGACATCCTCCAGGTCGTGAAGATCCTGGTCGACCTGCGCAACGGCAACGGCGAAGTCGACGACATCGACCACCTCGGCAACCGCCGCGTGCGTTGCGTCGGCGAACTGGCCGAGAACCAGTACCGCACCGGCCTGGCCCGTATCGAGAAGGCCGTGAAGGAACGTCTGGGCCAGGCCGAGCAAGAGCCGCTGATGCCGCACGACCTGATCAACTCCAAGCCGATTTCCGCGGCCCTCAAGGAGTTCTTCGGTGCGTCGCAGCTGTCGCAGTTCATGGACCAGACCAACCCGCTGTCCGAGATCACGCACAAGCGCCGCGTCTCGGCCCTCGGCCCGGGCGGTCTGACCCGCGAACGCGCCGGCTTCGAGGTGCGCGACGTGCACGTGACCCATTACGGCCGCGTCTGCCCGATCGAAACCCCGGAAGGCCCGAACATCGGCCTGATCAACTCGCTGGCGCTGTACGCCCGCCTCAACGAATACGGTTTCATCGAGACGCCGTACCGTCGCGTGGTGGACGGCAAGGTCACCAACGACATCGACTACCTGTCGGCCATCGAGGAAGGCAAGTACGTCATCGCCCAGGCCAATGCGGTCCTGGACAAGGAAGGCAAGCTGACCGGCGACCTGATCTCCGCGCGTGAAGCCGGCGAATCGATCCTGGTCGATGCCGACCGCATCCAGTACATGGACGTGTCGCCCGCGCAGATCGTGTCGGTGGCCGCCTCGCTCGTGCCCTTCCTGGAGCACGACGACGCGAACCGCGCACTGATGGGCGCCAACATGCAGCGCCAGGCCGTGCCGGTGCTGCGTCCAGAGAAGCCGATGGTCGGCACCGGTATCGAGCGCGTCTCCGCGGTCGACTCCGGCACCGTGGTCACCGCCACGCGCGGCGGCATCGTCGACTACGTCGATGCCACCCGCATCGTGATCCGGGTGAACGACGAGGAAGCCCAGGCCGGCGAAGTCGGCGTGGACATCTACAACCTCATCAAGTACCAGCGTTCCAACCAGAACACCAACATCCACCAGCGTCCCATCGTCCAGAAGGGCGACAAGCTGGCCAAGGGTGACGTGATCGCCGACGGCGCATCGACCGACCTGGGCGAACTCGCCCTGGGCCAGAACATGCTCATCGCCTTCATGCCCTGGAACGGCTACAACTTCGAAGATTCGATCCTGATCTCCGAACGCGTGGTCGCCGAAGACCGCTACACCTCGATCCACATCGAGGAACTGGTGGTCATGGCACGCGACACCAAGCTGGGCGCCGAGGAAATCACCCGCGACATCCCGAACCTGGCCGAGCAGCAGCTCAACCGCCTGGACGAGTCCGGCATCATCTACGTCGGCGCCGAAGTGCAGCCGGGCGACACGCTGGTCGGCAAGGTCACGCCCAAGGGCGAGACCACGCTGACGCCGGAAGAAAAGCTCCTGCGCGCCATCTTCGGCGAGAAGGCTTCCGACGTGAAGGACACCTCGCTGCGTGTGGATCAGGGCTCGCAAGGCACCGTGATCGACGTCCAGGTGTTCACCCGCGAAGGCATCCAGCGCGACAAGCGCGCCCAGCAGATCATCGACGACGAACTCAAGCGCTTCCGCCTGGACCTGAACGACCAGCTGCGCATCGTCGAGGCCGACGCGTTCGACCGTATCGAGAAGCTGCTGACCGGCAAGAACGCCAACGGCGGCCCGAACAAGCTGGCCAAGGGCACCAAGATCGACAAGGCTTACCTGTCGTCGGTCGAGAAGTTCCACTGGTTCGACATCCGCCCGGCCGACGACGAAGTCGCGACGCAGCTGGAGTCCATCAAGAACTCGCTGGAACAGACTCGCCACAGCTTCGACCTGGCCTTCGAAGAGAAGCGCAAGAAGCTCACGCAGGGCGACGAGCTGCCGGCCGGCGTGCTGAAGATGGTCAAGGTCTACCTGGCCGTCAAGCGCCGCCTGCAACCGGGCGACAAGATGGCCGGCCGCCACGGCAACAAGGGTGTGGTTTCCAAGATCGTTCCGGTCGAAGACATGCCCTACATGGCCGACGGCACGCCGTGCGACATCTGCCTGAACCCGCTGGGCGTGCCTTCGCGCATGAACGTGGGCCAGGTGCTGGAAGTCCACCTGGGCTGGGCCGGCAAGGGCATTGGCCAGCGCATCGGCGACATGCTGCAGCGCGAAGCCAAGGTGGCCGAGCTGCGCAAGTTCATGGACGAGCTCTACAACTCGTCGGGCCGCAGCGAAGACCTGTCCAAGCTCGACGACGGACAGCTCCTGGCCATGGCCGAAAACCTGACCAACGGCGCGACCTTCGCGACCCCGGTGTTCGACGGCGCTGCCGAAGAAGACATCCGCGCGATGCTCAAGCTCGCCTTCCCGGATGAGATCGCCAAGGCCAAGAACCTGACCGAGACCCGGACCCAGGCCTGGCTGATCGACGGTCGCACCGGCGAGCAGTTCGAGCGCCCGACCACCGTCGGCTACATGCACTTCCTGAAGCTCCACCACTTGGTGGACGACAAAATGCACGCCCGCTCCACCGGTCCGTACTCGCTGGTCACGCAGCAGCCCCTGGGCGGCAAGGCCCAGTTCGGCGGCCAGCGTTTCGGCGAAATGGAAGTGTGGGCGCTGGAAGCCTACGGCGCTTCCTACGTGCTGCAGGAAATGCTCACCGTGAAGTCCGACGACGTGCAGGGCCGTACCAAGGTGTACGAGTCCATCGTCAAGGGCGAACACGCCATCGAGGCCGGCATGCCCGAATCGTTCAATGTGCTGGTCAAGGAAATCCGTTCCCTGGGCCTGGACATCGAACTGGAACGTTCCTAAGCAGGAAAGGGAAAGAGTCACATGAAATCGCTACTCGACCTGTTCAAGCAATTCACTCCGGACGAGCATTTCGATGCCATCCGCATCGGCCTGGCTTCGCCCGAAAAGATCCGTTCGTGGTCTTTCGGCGAAGTGAAGAAGCCCGAGACCATCAACTACCGCACGTTCAAGCCCGAGCGTGACGGCCTGTTCTGCGCCAAGATCTTCGGCCCGATCAAGGACTACGAGTGCCTGTGCGGCAAGTACAAGCGCCTGAAGCACCGTGGCGTGATCTGCGAGAAGTGCGGCGTCGAAGTGACGCAGACCAAGGTTCGCCGCGAGCGCATGGGTCATATCGACCTGGCCGCTCCCTGCGCGCACATCTGGTTCCTGAAGTCGCTGCCGTCGCGTCTGGGCCTGGTGCTCGACATGACGCTGCGCGACATCGAACGCGTGCTGTACTTCGAAGCCTACGTGGTGACCGACCCCGGCATGACCCCGCTGAAGAAGTTCGGGATCATGTCCGAGGACGACTACGACGCCAAGCGCAAGGAATACGGTGACGAGTTCATCGCCAAGATGGGCGCCGAAGGCATCAAGGACCTGCTCGAAGCCATCGACATCGACACCGAGATCGAACGCCTGCGTGGCGACCTGACCGGCTCCGAAGTCAAAGTCAAGAAGAACGCCAAGCGCCTGAAGTTGCTCGAAGCGTTCAAGAAGTCCGGCATCAAGCCGGGCTGGATGGTGCTCGACGTGCTGCCGGTGCTGCCGCCGGACCTGCGTCCGCTGGTGCCCCTGGACGGCGGCCGCTTCGCGACCTCCGACCTGAACGACCTGTATCGCCGCGTCATCAACCGCAACTCGCGTCTGCGCCGCCTGCTGGAGCTGAAGGCTCCGGAAATCATCGCGCGCAACGAGAAGCGCATGCTGCAGGAAGCCGTCGACTCGCTGCTGGACAACGGCCGCCGTGGCAAGGCCATGACGGGCGCCAACAAGCGCGCGCTGAAGTCCCTGGCCGACATGATCAAGGGCAAGTCCGGTCGCTTCCGCCAGAACCTGCTGGGCAAGCGCGTCGACTACTCCGGTCGTTCGGTGATCACCGTGGGCCCGACGCTCAAGCTGCATCAGTGCGGCCTGCCCAAGCTGATGGCCCTGGAACTCTTCAAGCCTTTCATCTTCTCGCGCCTCGAAGCCATGGGCATCGCGACGACGATCAAGGCCGCCAAGAAGGAAGTCGAATCCGGCACGCCGGTGGTGTGGGACATCCTGGAAGAGGTCATCAAGGAACACCCGATCATGCTCAACCGTGCGCCTACGCTGCACCGGCTGGGCATCCAGGCGTTCGAGCCGATCCTGATCGAAGGCAAGGCGATCCAGCTGCACCCGCTGGTCTGCGCGGCTTTCAACGCCGACTTCGACGGCGACCAGATGGCCGTTCACGTGCCGCTGTCGGTCGAGGCGCAGATGGAAGCCCGCACGCTGATGCTGGCCTCCAACAACATCCTGTTCCCCGCTTCCGGCGAGCCGTCCATCGTGCCGTCGCAAGACGTGGTGCTGGGCCTCTACTACGCCACCCGCGACAAGGTCAACGGCAAGGGCGAAGGCCTGGTCTTCTCCGACATCGGTGAAGTCCAGCGTGCGTTCGACGCCGGCCAGGCCGAGCTGGCCGCGCGCATCAGCGTGCGCCTGACCGAGTGGATCAAGGACAAGTCGACCGGCGAATTCACGCCTTCGACCACCCTGACCTACACCACGGTCGGCCGTGCGCTGCTCTCCGAGATCCTGCCCAAGGGCCTTCCCTTCTCCAACCTGAACAAGGCGCTGAAGAAGAAGGAGATCTCCAAGCTGATCAACGTGTCCTTCCGCAAGTGCGGGCTCAAGGAAACGGT
The nucleotide sequence above comes from Xylophilus sp. GOD-11R. Encoded proteins:
- the rplJ gene encoding 50S ribosomal protein L10, with protein sequence MSLNRSEKEAVIAEVTSLAAKAQSLVIAEYRGITVADMTKLRNEARSKGVSLSVLKNTLARRAVAGSSFEIVADQMTGPLIYGFSEDAVAAAKVVADFAKTNDKLVIRAGALSGKTLDVNGVKQLANIPSKEVLLAQLLGLMQSPISRTARVLAALAEQRGGGAAEAPAAEAAEAAAA
- the rplL gene encoding 50S ribosomal protein L7/L12: MAFDKDAFLTALDSMTVLELNDLVKAIEEKFGVSAAAMSAPAAGGGAAAPAAEEKTEFNLVLTDAGAQKVSVIKAVREITGLGLKEAKDLVDGAPKTVKEAMPKADADAALKKLVDAGAKAELK
- the rpoB gene encoding DNA-directed RNA polymerase subunit beta, encoding MAYSYTERKRIRKSFGSRDSVLEVPYLLQMQKDAYTAFLQADIAPRKRTIEGLQAAFDAAFPIVSHNGFVEMKFVEYNLAKPAFDVRECQTRGLTFASAVRAKVQLIIYDRESSTSQSKVVKEVKEQEVYMGEVPLMTEKGSFIINGTERVIVSQLHRSPGVFFEHDKGKTHSSGKLLFSARIIPYRGSWLDFEFDPKDILYFRVDRRRKMPVTILLKAIGLTPETILANFFVNDNFRLMDSGAQMEFVSDRLRGEVARFDITDKAGKVVVAKDKRITARHTRELEQSGTTHISVPEDYLIGRVVTKNIVDPDTGEIIAKANDELTEVLLKKLRSAGIADLQVIYTNELDKGAYISQTLRSDETADEFAARVAIYRMMRPGEPPTEDAVQALFQRLFYNPDTYDLSRVGRMKFNAKVGRDESTGPMVLTNDDILQVVKILVDLRNGNGEVDDIDHLGNRRVRCVGELAENQYRTGLARIEKAVKERLGQAEQEPLMPHDLINSKPISAALKEFFGASQLSQFMDQTNPLSEITHKRRVSALGPGGLTRERAGFEVRDVHVTHYGRVCPIETPEGPNIGLINSLALYARLNEYGFIETPYRRVVDGKVTNDIDYLSAIEEGKYVIAQANAVLDKEGKLTGDLISAREAGESILVDADRIQYMDVSPAQIVSVAASLVPFLEHDDANRALMGANMQRQAVPVLRPEKPMVGTGIERVSAVDSGTVVTATRGGIVDYVDATRIVIRVNDEEAQAGEVGVDIYNLIKYQRSNQNTNIHQRPIVQKGDKLAKGDVIADGASTDLGELALGQNMLIAFMPWNGYNFEDSILISERVVAEDRYTSIHIEELVVMARDTKLGAEEITRDIPNLAEQQLNRLDESGIIYVGAEVQPGDTLVGKVTPKGETTLTPEEKLLRAIFGEKASDVKDTSLRVDQGSQGTVIDVQVFTREGIQRDKRAQQIIDDELKRFRLDLNDQLRIVEADAFDRIEKLLTGKNANGGPNKLAKGTKIDKAYLSSVEKFHWFDIRPADDEVATQLESIKNSLEQTRHSFDLAFEEKRKKLTQGDELPAGVLKMVKVYLAVKRRLQPGDKMAGRHGNKGVVSKIVPVEDMPYMADGTPCDICLNPLGVPSRMNVGQVLEVHLGWAGKGIGQRIGDMLQREAKVAELRKFMDELYNSSGRSEDLSKLDDGQLLAMAENLTNGATFATPVFDGAAEEDIRAMLKLAFPDEIAKAKNLTETRTQAWLIDGRTGEQFERPTTVGYMHFLKLHHLVDDKMHARSTGPYSLVTQQPLGGKAQFGGQRFGEMEVWALEAYGASYVLQEMLTVKSDDVQGRTKVYESIVKGEHAIEAGMPESFNVLVKEIRSLGLDIELERS